The following are encoded in a window of Hemitrygon akajei chromosome 24, sHemAka1.3, whole genome shotgun sequence genomic DNA:
- the LOC140715545 gene encoding myoD family inhibitor domain-containing protein 2-like, translating to ASPALHAWSPFSRDPPQPTTSPLPSQLSTSPGEDLCVSLLLSCLFCRPGDGCALLPALCPSPAPCRGCGPPELGATTGGQALRGCRALWDCSLLEPCQQSAECLELALEISELCYH from the exons GCAAGCCCCGCTCTCCACGCGTGGTCCCCGTTCTCCCGGGATCCCCCGCAACCAACTACAAGTCCGCTGCCCTCGCAGCTCTCCACCTCCCCGGGGGAAG atctctgtgtctctctgctGCTCAGCTGCCTGTTCTGCCGCCCGGGGGACGGCTGCGCCCTGCTGCCCGCCCTGTGCCCGTCGCCGGCGCCGTGCCGCGGCTGTGGGCCGCCGGAGCTGGGTGCCACGACCGGCGGGCAGGCGCTGCGGGGCTGCCGGGCGCTGTGGGACTGCTCCCTGCTGGAGCCCTGCCAGCAGTCGGCCGAGTGCCTGGAGCTGGCGCTGGAGATCTCCGAGCTCTGCTACCACTGA